Proteins from a genomic interval of Bradyrhizobium sp. CCGB01:
- the malQ gene encoding 4-alpha-glucanotransferase, which yields MDLLAQARIKGVQSEFVDALGKLRVTAPEALKSILDALPEKRVYRFVSGPVVVRALGHPRTELATIGTPPLQWKLSANGNVIAQGETREPVIAWPAGLPLGYHRLTLTDAKGVAEEVPMIVAPERAFGGEFDRGWLLAVQLYSVRSDRNWGIGDFTDLAGLVRLARQLGADGVGLNPLHVLFDDQPADCSPYSPNSRLFLNPLYIDVEAIPEFSADLVPDAAATAARLREGDRVPYADMAALKWRGLRAAFDSFVKSASGVRRNQFDAFRADRAPLLSRFACFEVLRHRFTRPWWEWPPEWQQPDEARCAELRSGPDRREVEFVEFVQWTADSQLHAAKELAGQLGMRVGLYLDVAVGVQSNGFDAWNEQMAISRHLAVGAPPDVLNTVGQDWGLAGFNAGGLEAQSFVPFANMLAASMRHAGAIRLDHVLGLKRLYLVPRGFKPDNGAYVQMPFEALLGAVVRESAAHKCIVIGEDLGTVPEGFRETMQDFGIWSYLVMMFERDDAGHFRNADHYRPNALVTLNTHDLCTYAGWRSFSDLKMKRSLGLDPGEDDQARWDALGALDAILRQNGINANDLYSVLAFLSRAPSRLLAVSLEDLLGVIDQPNIPGTIDEHPNWRQRLPVTLDKIAAKVDLAALRAATRERSLTGGS from the coding sequence ATGGATCTTTTAGCTCAAGCCCGGATCAAGGGCGTTCAGTCCGAATTCGTCGACGCCCTCGGAAAGCTGCGGGTCACCGCGCCCGAGGCGCTCAAATCCATCCTCGACGCCCTGCCGGAGAAGCGGGTCTACCGCTTCGTCAGCGGGCCCGTGGTGGTGCGCGCCCTGGGACATCCGCGCACCGAATTGGCGACGATCGGCACGCCGCCGCTGCAGTGGAAATTGAGCGCAAACGGCAATGTGATCGCGCAAGGCGAGACGCGCGAGCCCGTCATCGCCTGGCCCGCCGGCCTGCCGCTCGGTTATCACCGGTTGACGCTGACCGATGCCAAGGGTGTCGCGGAAGAGGTGCCGATGATCGTGGCGCCCGAACGCGCCTTCGGCGGCGAGTTCGATCGCGGCTGGCTGCTTGCCGTGCAGCTCTACAGCGTCCGCTCGGACCGCAATTGGGGCATCGGCGATTTCACCGATCTTGCCGGCCTCGTCCGGCTCGCCAGGCAGCTGGGGGCCGACGGCGTCGGGCTCAACCCGTTGCACGTCCTGTTCGATGATCAGCCGGCCGATTGCAGCCCCTATTCGCCGAACAGCCGGCTGTTCCTCAACCCGCTCTATATCGACGTCGAGGCGATCCCGGAATTTTCCGCCGACCTCGTCCCCGACGCGGCTGCGACCGCGGCGCGGCTGCGTGAAGGCGATCGTGTGCCCTATGCGGACATGGCGGCGCTGAAATGGCGGGGCCTGCGCGCCGCTTTCGACAGTTTTGTGAAGAGTGCGAGCGGAGTCCGCCGCAACCAGTTCGACGCGTTCCGCGCCGATCGCGCACCGCTATTGTCCCGCTTCGCCTGCTTCGAGGTGCTGCGCCATCGCTTCACCCGGCCATGGTGGGAGTGGCCGCCGGAGTGGCAGCAGCCGGATGAAGCCAGATGCGCCGAGCTCCGCAGCGGTCCCGACAGGCGCGAGGTCGAGTTCGTCGAATTCGTGCAATGGACGGCCGACAGCCAATTGCATGCCGCCAAGGAGCTGGCCGGCCAGCTTGGCATGCGCGTCGGGCTCTACCTCGACGTCGCCGTCGGCGTGCAGTCCAACGGCTTCGATGCCTGGAACGAGCAGATGGCGATTTCGCGCCATCTCGCCGTCGGCGCACCGCCCGACGTGCTCAATACGGTTGGCCAGGATTGGGGCCTTGCCGGCTTCAATGCCGGTGGTCTCGAAGCGCAGTCTTTCGTGCCGTTCGCGAACATGCTGGCGGCGTCGATGCGCCATGCCGGTGCCATCCGGCTCGACCATGTGCTGGGCCTGAAGCGGCTGTATCTCGTGCCGCGCGGCTTCAAGCCCGACAACGGTGCCTATGTGCAGATGCCGTTCGAGGCGCTGCTCGGCGCGGTGGTGCGCGAGAGCGCGGCCCATAAATGCATCGTGATCGGCGAAGACCTCGGCACCGTGCCGGAAGGTTTCCGCGAGACGATGCAGGATTTCGGCATCTGGTCCTACCTCGTCATGATGTTCGAGCGCGACGATGCCGGCCATTTCCGCAACGCCGACCATTACCGGCCCAATGCGCTGGTCACGCTGAACACGCATGATCTCTGTACCTATGCCGGCTGGCGCTCCTTCAGCGATCTCAAGATGAAGCGCTCGCTCGGGCTCGATCCCGGCGAGGACGACCAGGCGCGCTGGGATGCGCTCGGCGCGCTCGACGCGATCCTGCGCCAGAACGGCATCAACGCCAACGATCTCTATTCAGTGCTCGCCTTCCTGTCGCGGGCGCCGTCGCGTCTTCTGGCGGTGTCGCTGGAGGATCTGCTCGGCGTGATCGACCAGCCCAACATTCCCGGCACGATCGATGAGCATCCGAACTGGCGCCAGCGCCTGCCGGTTACGCTTGACAAGATCGCCGCCAAGGTCGATCTCGCGGCCTTGAGGGCGGCGACACGGGAACGTTCGTTGACCGGCGGGAGTTGA
- a CDS encoding maltotransferase domain-containing protein yields MNKTIQTVESAAAGSAFLIEDIYPLIDGGRFAVKRIAGERVEVWADIYRDGDGVIGAALIWHGEQDREWRSEPMIHHGNDRWSGAFTPVDPGQYVYAIEAWTDEFATWSRGVARKRRAGADVSLDAIEGAGLLTKAHGARQDATTVIMKQCEDYLQTGDVGSLLAADLGAAMAESQSRPDLTRSQNFPLVVDRDKARFGAWYQMMPRSQSQIPGRHGTLRDCIARVPDIAAMGFDVLYFTPIHPIGHTRRKGRNNAPVATEGDPGSPYAIGTAAGGHDALHPELGTIEDFRALVATCLEYGLELALDFAVQCSPDHPWLTQHPEWFKWRPDRSVRTAEGPYPDIVNPDFSSVDRAGLWNAFRDAMLFWIDQGVTIFAIDNHDTAPLAFWDWLIGDIRRRHPEVILFSKTFAKPKLMKGLAKLGVAQSFTYFPWRTEKWELEQYFCELTRYPERDFYRPNLFVSTPDLLPYHLQGGEPWAFKSRVALAATLSGSYGIYSGFELLEHDAIPGREEYLDSEKYRIKQRDWDRPGNIKAYIAALNRIRDDHAALQQTQNLRFLGIEDGETIAFAKEAADPSDTVVAVIALTRREREFWLPLGDLTIDGGGARRHVTALENLITGEQSRIEWGGIKLRIDPDRDPALLFRCLA; encoded by the coding sequence GTGAACAAGACAATTCAAACTGTCGAGAGTGCCGCAGCCGGCAGCGCTTTCCTCATCGAAGACATCTATCCCTTGATCGATGGCGGCCGCTTCGCCGTGAAGCGGATCGCCGGCGAACGGGTCGAGGTCTGGGCCGACATCTATCGCGACGGCGACGGAGTGATCGGAGCCGCGCTGATCTGGCACGGTGAGCAGGACCGGGAATGGCGGAGCGAGCCGATGATCCATCACGGCAATGACCGCTGGTCCGGCGCGTTCACACCGGTTGATCCCGGCCAATATGTCTATGCGATCGAAGCCTGGACCGACGAGTTCGCCACCTGGTCCCGCGGGGTCGCACGCAAGCGGCGCGCCGGCGCGGACGTCAGCCTCGATGCGATCGAGGGCGCCGGCCTCCTGACCAAGGCGCATGGCGCGCGGCAGGACGCCACGACGGTCATCATGAAGCAATGCGAGGATTATCTTCAGACCGGCGATGTCGGCTCGCTGCTTGCAGCCGATCTCGGCGCGGCCATGGCCGAGAGCCAGTCGCGGCCCGACCTCACCCGCTCGCAGAACTTCCCGCTGGTCGTCGACCGCGACAAGGCGCGCTTCGGCGCGTGGTATCAGATGATGCCGCGCAGCCAGAGCCAGATCCCCGGCCGGCATGGCACGCTTCGTGACTGCATCGCGCGCGTGCCCGACATCGCCGCGATGGGCTTTGACGTGCTCTACTTCACGCCGATCCACCCGATCGGCCACACCCGCCGCAAGGGCCGCAACAATGCGCCGGTGGCAACCGAAGGCGATCCCGGCTCGCCCTATGCGATCGGCACCGCCGCGGGCGGGCACGATGCACTGCATCCCGAGCTCGGCACGATCGAGGATTTCCGCGCGCTGGTCGCGACGTGCCTCGAATACGGCCTCGAGCTCGCGCTCGACTTCGCCGTGCAATGCTCGCCGGACCATCCCTGGCTGACCCAGCATCCGGAATGGTTCAAATGGCGGCCGGATCGCTCGGTACGGACGGCGGAGGGTCCCTATCCGGACATCGTCAACCCCGATTTCTCCTCCGTCGACAGGGCCGGGCTGTGGAACGCGTTTCGCGATGCCATGCTGTTCTGGATCGACCAGGGCGTCACCATCTTCGCCATCGACAATCACGACACCGCGCCGCTTGCGTTCTGGGACTGGCTGATCGGTGACATCCGCCGCCGCCATCCCGAGGTGATCCTGTTCTCCAAGACCTTCGCGAAGCCGAAGCTGATGAAGGGCCTCGCCAAGCTCGGCGTCGCGCAGTCCTTCACCTATTTCCCGTGGCGCACGGAAAAGTGGGAGCTGGAGCAATATTTTTGCGAGCTGACGCGCTATCCCGAGCGCGACTTCTATCGCCCGAACCTGTTCGTGAGCACGCCCGACCTGCTGCCCTATCATCTGCAGGGCGGCGAGCCCTGGGCGTTCAAGTCGCGCGTCGCGCTGGCGGCGACGCTGTCCGGCAGTTATGGCATCTACAGCGGGTTCGAGCTGCTGGAGCACGACGCGATTCCCGGCCGCGAAGAGTATCTCGATTCCGAGAAATACCGGATCAAGCAGCGTGACTGGGATCGGCCCGGCAACATCAAGGCCTACATCGCCGCGCTCAATCGCATCCGCGATGATCACGCCGCACTTCAGCAAACGCAGAACTTGCGCTTCCTCGGCATCGAGGATGGCGAGACGATCGCCTTTGCCAAGGAGGCGGCCGATCCGTCCGATACCGTCGTCGCGGTCATCGCCCTGACGCGCCGTGAGCGCGAATTCTGGTTGCCGCTCGGCGACCTCACCATCGACGGCGGCGGCGCACGCCGCCACGTCACCGCACTGGAAAATCTCATCACCGGCGAACAGTCCCGCATCGAATGGGGCGGGATCAAATTGCGTATCGATCCCGACCGCGATCCGGCGTTGCTGTTCCGCTGCCTGGCGTAA
- the treS gene encoding maltose alpha-D-glucosyltransferase, protein MNVLSSVDTKKAEAAEIVDELWYKDAIIYQLHVKAFADSNQDGIGDFAGLTEKLPYLQELGVTALWLLPFYPSPGRDDGYDIADYGSVNPDFGTMKDFKRFIQEAQKRGLRVITELVVNHTSDQHNWFKRARRSHPGSSARNWYVWSDTDQKYQGTRIIFTDTEKSNWTWDPEAGAFYWHRFFSHQPDLNFDNPRVVSALIQVMKRWLDAGVDGFRLDAIPYLCERDGTNNENLPETHAIIKRLRQELDAYSKGKLLLAEANQWPEDVQEYFGRGDECHMAYHFPLMPRIYMAIAQEDRFPITDILRQTPDIPASCQWALFLRNHDELTLEMVTDVERDYLWTTYANDPRARINVGIRRRLAPLMDNDRRKIELMNSLLLSFPGTPIIYYGDEIGMGDNIYLGDRNGVRTPMQWSPDRNGGFSRCDPARLYAPLIMDPVYGYESVNVEAQSRSLSSLLSATKRLISVRKSTLAFGRGTMTFIRPANRAVLAYVRQYGDEVILCVANLSRAAQATELDLSPWKDRIPQEMLGRTRFPPVGELPYMITLGPYGFYWFQLAERDKSEPVTPRAVPEFETLVVPVNSNWVSLARERGVFERDVLPGFLARTRWYPEHNPKHIQATLTSAVPFSDIGDNRPWIAFFETTQDDVTTRYVLPMQIEWVRFDRERFNPKALAAVRQGAREGTLLDVATEQIFIGLLLRGLSQNLVVDENNLRLEFKATNRFADYVIKEPGRIRAIEQSNSIALVDNQYVAKIYRQLESGINPEIEIGSYLTDVAHFANTPALLGSVELVEGNRSSAVGVLHAYVENQGDGWAVTTGYLDRYIDEQRVLPPGEMLRETQEQAPYLHFMAQIGRRLAELHAALAAAKPDDLAPEPIGSAQVERWASGLKARAERIFERLADSRDGLREADRPLIDQLVAVRATLPDHLDALLPSDIGGLNIRHHGDFRLGQILIVKDDIFIIDFDGDPRLPLADRRRKAPAARDVAGLIRSIELSVNTALSRALTGAADEQDRLATALGEWRERAAATFLNAYRETMTDRRLWPEDRQSAEGLLRFFLLDQGFDEVEYELSRRPEGLRAALTGLLRILSNESEAHA, encoded by the coding sequence ATGAATGTATTGTCTTCCGTCGACACCAAGAAAGCCGAGGCTGCCGAGATCGTGGATGAGCTCTGGTACAAGGACGCCATTATCTACCAGCTCCATGTCAAGGCGTTTGCCGACAGCAACCAGGACGGCATCGGCGACTTCGCCGGCCTGACCGAGAAGCTGCCTTACCTCCAGGAGCTCGGCGTCACCGCGCTGTGGCTGCTGCCGTTCTATCCGTCGCCCGGCCGCGACGACGGCTACGACATCGCCGACTACGGCTCGGTCAATCCCGATTTCGGGACGATGAAGGATTTCAAGCGTTTCATCCAGGAAGCGCAGAAGCGCGGCCTGCGCGTCATCACCGAGCTCGTCGTCAACCACACCTCGGACCAGCACAACTGGTTCAAGCGCGCGCGCCGCAGCCATCCGGGCTCGAGCGCCCGCAACTGGTATGTCTGGAGCGACACCGACCAGAAATACCAGGGCACGCGCATCATCTTCACTGACACCGAGAAGTCGAATTGGACCTGGGATCCGGAGGCCGGCGCCTTTTATTGGCACCGCTTCTTCTCGCACCAGCCGGATCTCAATTTCGACAATCCGCGCGTGGTCAGCGCGCTGATCCAGGTGATGAAGCGCTGGCTGGACGCGGGCGTCGACGGCTTCCGGCTCGACGCCATTCCCTATCTCTGCGAGCGCGACGGCACCAACAACGAGAACCTCCCCGAGACGCATGCCATCATCAAGCGCCTGCGTCAGGAGCTCGACGCCTACTCCAAGGGCAAGCTGCTGCTGGCCGAGGCCAATCAATGGCCCGAGGACGTGCAGGAATATTTCGGCCGTGGCGACGAGTGCCACATGGCCTACCACTTCCCGCTGATGCCGCGCATCTACATGGCGATCGCACAGGAGGATCGCTTCCCGATCACCGACATTCTGCGCCAGACGCCGGACATTCCCGCAAGCTGCCAATGGGCGCTGTTCCTGCGCAACCATGACGAGCTGACGCTGGAGATGGTCACCGACGTCGAGCGCGATTATCTCTGGACCACCTACGCCAACGATCCACGCGCCCGCATCAATGTCGGCATCCGCCGGCGCCTCGCGCCGCTGATGGACAATGACCGCCGCAAGATCGAGCTGATGAACTCGCTGCTGCTGTCCTTCCCCGGCACGCCGATCATCTACTACGGCGACGAGATCGGCATGGGCGACAACATCTATCTCGGTGACCGCAACGGCGTGCGCACGCCGATGCAGTGGAGCCCGGACCGCAATGGCGGCTTCTCGCGCTGCGACCCGGCGCGCCTCTACGCGCCGCTGATCATGGATCCCGTCTACGGCTACGAATCGGTCAACGTGGAGGCGCAGTCGCGCAGCCTGTCCTCGCTGCTCAGCGCGACCAAGCGCCTGATCTCGGTGCGCAAGTCGACGCTCGCCTTCGGCCGCGGCACCATGACCTTCATCCGGCCGGCCAACCGCGCGGTGCTCGCCTATGTCAGGCAATACGGCGACGAGGTGATCCTCTGCGTGGCCAACCTCTCGCGCGCCGCGCAGGCGACGGAGCTCGACCTGTCGCCATGGAAGGACCGCATCCCGCAGGAGATGCTCGGCCGAACGCGCTTCCCGCCGGTCGGCGAGCTGCCCTACATGATCACGCTGGGGCCTTACGGCTTCTACTGGTTCCAGCTCGCCGAGCGCGACAAGTCCGAGCCGGTGACGCCGCGCGCGGTGCCGGAATTCGAGACGCTGGTGGTGCCGGTCAATTCGAATTGGGTGTCGCTGGCGCGCGAGCGCGGCGTGTTCGAGCGCGACGTGCTGCCGGGCTTCCTGGCGCGCACGCGCTGGTATCCCGAGCACAATCCCAAGCACATTCAAGCCACGTTGACCTCGGCGGTACCGTTCAGCGACATCGGCGACAACAGGCCGTGGATCGCATTCTTCGAGACCACGCAGGACGACGTGACCACGCGCTATGTGTTGCCAATGCAGATCGAGTGGGTCCGCTTCGACCGCGAACGCTTTAATCCGAAGGCGCTCGCCGCCGTGCGCCAGGGCGCGCGAGAGGGCACGTTGCTTGACGTCGCAACCGAGCAGATCTTCATCGGACTTCTCCTGCGGGGCCTGTCGCAGAACCTGGTGGTCGACGAGAACAATCTGCGGCTGGAGTTCAAAGCCACCAACCGGTTCGCCGATTACGTCATCAAGGAGCCGGGACGCATCCGCGCCATCGAGCAGTCGAACAGCATCGCGCTGGTCGACAACCAGTATGTCGCCAAGATCTATCGCCAGCTCGAAAGCGGCATCAATCCCGAGATCGAGATTGGCTCCTACCTCACCGACGTCGCGCATTTTGCCAATACGCCGGCGCTGCTCGGCAGCGTCGAGCTGGTCGAAGGCAATCGAAGCAGCGCGGTCGGCGTGCTGCACGCCTATGTCGAGAACCAGGGCGACGGCTGGGCGGTCACCACGGGTTATCTCGACCGCTATATCGACGAGCAGCGGGTGCTGCCACCGGGCGAAATGCTTCGCGAAACCCAGGAGCAGGCGCCCTATCTGCACTTCATGGCGCAGATCGGACGGCGGCTGGCCGAGCTGCATGCGGCTCTCGCCGCCGCAAAGCCCGACGATCTCGCGCCGGAGCCGATCGGCTCCGCGCAGGTCGAGCGCTGGGCATCCGGGCTCAAGGCACGGGCCGAGCGGATCTTCGAACGGCTGGCCGACAGCCGCGACGGTCTGCGCGAGGCCGATCGGCCGTTGATCGACCAGCTCGTCGCGGTGCGCGCGACCCTGCCCGACCACCTCGATGCGCTCTTGCCATCCGACATCGGCGGGTTGAACATCCGTCATCATGGCGACTTCCGCCTCGGGCAAATTCTGATCGTGAAGGACGATATCTTCATCATCGACTTCGACGGTGATCCGCGTCTGCCGCTGGCCGACAGGCGGCGCAAGGCGCCGGCCGCACGCGACGTCGCCGGCCTGATCCGCTCGATTGAGCTTTCGGTAAACACCGCGCTCAGTCGTGCGCTCACGGGCGCAGCCGACGAGCAGGACCGGCTCGCGACCGCACTCGGCGAATGGCGCGAACGCGCCGCCGCGACGTTCCTCAACGCCTACCGCGAAACCATGACCGATCGCCGGCTGTGGCCGGAAGATCGGCAATCCGCGGAAGGCCTGTTAAGGTTTTTCCTGCTTGATCAAGGTTTCGACGAAGTAGAGTACGAGCTGTCCCGCCGGCCGGAGGGACTCCGCGCGGCGCTGACCGGACTGCTTCGCATTCTGTCCAATGAGAGCGAAGCCCATGCCTAA
- the glgB gene encoding 1,4-alpha-glucan branching protein GlgB has translation MPKLPAEAYAIIEGRHSDPFHYLGLHPEGGKSVVRAFLPEASNVEAVGEHGEVAKLDRVHDSGLFIGALPNGSKRYQLRAKFGDSVVEFEDAYRFPPILTDFDLYLLGEGTHQRLYDKLGAHPMRLEGIDGIAFVVLAPNARRVSVVGDFNFWDARRHPMRVRGAGYWELFIPHAKGGDHYKFDIVGPHGHQLPLKSDPMAFASEVRPKTASIVFDEAHLPRPRPAPDGINALSAPMSIYEVHLGSWRRKNGDEWLTYRELAEQLPAYARDMGFTHLEFLPVSEHPFDGSWGYQPTGLYAPTSRFGTPEDFAALIDACHREGVGVLLDWVPGHFPDDPHGLGSFDGTSLYEHANPLQGRHLDWGTLIYNYGRTEVTNFLVSNALFWLERYAIDGLRVDAVASMLYLDYSRPPGAWIPNQYGGRENIEAINFLRRFNTELFARFPQATTAAEESTAWPQVSRPVEFGGLGFGYKWNMGWMHDTLNYISKDPVHRKHHHGEILFGLHYAFSENFILPLSHDEVVHGKRSILGRMPGDEWQRFANLRAYYSFMFGHPGKKLLFMGAEIAQSREWNHDQSLDWHLLEYKYHSGIQSLIRDLNRLYRAVPALHQMDCEQAGFEWVITDDGNRNVFAWLRKGFDEHARCLVIVNFSPNVYRNYRVRVPFAGKWKEVFNSDSDHYGGTNVGNIGEVNAVDGKAPELRLTIPPLAAIFLVPES, from the coding sequence ATGCCTAAACTGCCAGCCGAGGCCTACGCGATCATCGAGGGGCGCCATTCCGACCCCTTCCATTATCTCGGGTTGCATCCCGAGGGCGGCAAGAGCGTGGTGCGCGCGTTCCTCCCCGAGGCCTCCAATGTCGAGGCGGTGGGCGAACATGGCGAGGTGGCGAAGCTCGACCGCGTCCACGATTCAGGTCTGTTCATCGGCGCCCTGCCGAACGGCTCGAAGCGCTACCAGCTGCGCGCCAAGTTCGGCGACAGCGTCGTCGAGTTCGAGGACGCCTATCGTTTCCCGCCGATCCTGACCGACTTCGATCTGTATCTGCTCGGCGAAGGCACCCATCAGCGACTCTATGACAAGCTCGGCGCGCATCCGATGCGGCTCGAAGGCATCGACGGCATCGCCTTCGTCGTGCTGGCACCGAATGCGCGGCGCGTGTCCGTGGTCGGCGATTTCAATTTCTGGGACGCGCGGCGCCATCCCATGCGGGTGCGCGGCGCCGGTTACTGGGAATTGTTCATCCCGCACGCCAAGGGCGGCGATCACTACAAGTTCGACATCGTCGGGCCGCACGGCCACCAGTTGCCGCTGAAGTCCGATCCCATGGCCTTTGCGAGCGAGGTGCGGCCGAAGACGGCGTCCATCGTGTTCGACGAGGCGCATCTGCCGCGGCCGCGCCCGGCGCCGGACGGCATCAACGCGCTCTCGGCGCCGATGTCGATCTACGAGGTCCATCTCGGCTCCTGGCGGCGCAAGAACGGCGACGAATGGCTCACCTATCGCGAACTCGCCGAGCAGCTGCCGGCCTATGCCCGCGACATGGGCTTCACTCATCTCGAATTCCTGCCCGTCAGCGAACATCCGTTCGACGGCTCCTGGGGCTATCAGCCGACCGGCCTCTACGCGCCGACCAGCCGCTTCGGCACGCCCGAGGATTTTGCCGCGCTGATCGACGCCTGCCATCGCGAGGGCGTCGGCGTGCTGCTCGACTGGGTGCCCGGCCACTTCCCGGACGATCCGCACGGGCTCGGCAGCTTTGACGGCACCTCGCTCTATGAGCACGCCAATCCGCTGCAGGGCCGCCACCTCGACTGGGGCACGCTGATCTACAATTACGGCCGCACCGAAGTGACGAACTTTCTGGTGTCGAACGCGCTGTTCTGGCTCGAGCGTTACGCGATCGACGGGCTGCGCGTCGATGCGGTGGCGTCCATGCTCTATCTCGACTACAGCCGCCCGCCCGGCGCCTGGATTCCGAACCAGTATGGCGGCCGCGAGAACATCGAGGCGATCAACTTCCTGCGCCGCTTCAACACCGAATTGTTCGCGCGCTTCCCGCAGGCGACCACGGCCGCCGAGGAATCCACGGCATGGCCGCAGGTCTCGCGCCCGGTCGAATTCGGCGGGCTCGGCTTCGGCTACAAGTGGAACATGGGCTGGATGCACGACACGCTGAACTACATCAGCAAGGATCCCGTTCACCGCAAGCATCATCACGGCGAGATCCTGTTCGGCCTGCACTACGCTTTCTCGGAGAACTTCATCCTGCCGCTGTCGCATGACGAGGTCGTGCACGGCAAGCGTTCGATCCTGGGCCGTATGCCCGGCGACGAATGGCAGCGCTTTGCGAATTTACGCGCCTATTACAGTTTCATGTTCGGCCATCCCGGCAAGAAGCTGCTGTTCATGGGCGCGGAGATCGCGCAAAGCCGCGAATGGAATCACGACCAGTCGCTCGACTGGCACCTGCTCGAATACAAGTACCATTCCGGTATCCAGTCGCTGATCCGCGACCTCAACCGGCTCTATCGCGCGGTGCCGGCGCTGCACCAGATGGATTGCGAACAGGCCGGCTTCGAATGGGTGATCACGGACGACGGCAACCGAAACGTGTTCGCCTGGCTGCGCAAGGGCTTTGACGAGCACGCGCGATGCCTCGTGATCGTCAACTTCTCGCCCAACGTCTATCGCAACTACCGCGTTCGCGTGCCCTTTGCCGGCAAGTGGAAAGAGGTGTTCAATTCGGACTCCGACCATTATGGCGGCACCAATGTCGGGAACATCGGCGAGGTCAATGCCGTTGACGGCAAGGCCCCCGAACTGCGCCTCACCATTCCGCCCCTCGCCGCGATCTTCCTCGTTCCGGAAAGCTGA